A single Geoanaerobacter pelophilus DNA region contains:
- a CDS encoding PAS domain-containing protein → MEKILEQLLKDAPDAILVADHEGLIRFWNLGAERIFGHNAAYALGQSLDLIIPENLRGRHWDGYRRVMATGETKYKTGLLTSPGVSKDGSKVSLEFSIVLLRDENGEMYGFASVMRDVTDRWHRDKALREKLAACESELGRRSG, encoded by the coding sequence TTGGAAAAGATCCTTGAACAGCTCCTCAAAGATGCGCCGGACGCCATCCTGGTCGCCGATCACGAAGGGCTCATCCGCTTCTGGAATTTGGGGGCAGAGAGGATCTTCGGCCATAATGCGGCTTACGCCCTAGGGCAATCGCTCGACCTGATCATCCCGGAAAACCTGCGTGGCCGCCATTGGGATGGATACCGCCGGGTCATGGCAACCGGGGAAACCAAATACAAGACCGGTCTGCTTACCTCGCCGGGGGTGAGCAAGGACGGCAGTAAGGTCTCTCTGGAATTCAGTATTGTTTTGTTACGTGATGAAAACGGGGAGATGTACGGTTTCGCTTCGGTCATGCGGGACGTAACCGACCGTTGGCACCGCGATAAAGCGTTGCGTGAGAAATTGGCGGCTTGCGAGAGCGAACTTGGCCGGAGGTCAGGCTGA
- the crcB gene encoding fluoride efflux transporter CrcB codes for MKTAATIALFCAGGGLTRYYLSGWVYSFLGRAFPYGTFAVNIIGAYFIGLIMELGMRSSAISDTLRLGLTVGFLGGLTTFSTFSYETFKLLEDGQFLGAFANVLASVVVCLVFTWLGILTIRSLS; via the coding sequence ATGAAAACAGCGGCAACAATTGCACTCTTCTGTGCCGGTGGTGGGCTCACCCGCTACTATCTTTCCGGGTGGGTCTACTCCTTCCTGGGGCGGGCTTTTCCCTATGGCACCTTTGCCGTCAATATCATCGGGGCCTACTTCATCGGCCTGATCATGGAGCTGGGCATGCGTAGCAGCGCTATTTCCGACACGCTGCGCCTGGGGCTTACCGTCGGTTTCCTCGGTGGTCTGACGACCTTTTCCACCTTCAGCTATGAGACCTTCAAGTTGCTGGAGGACGGCCAGTTCCTGGGGGCATTTGCCAACGTGCTGGCCAGCGTTGTGGTCTGCCTGGTGTTTACCTGGCTGGGAATTTTAACCATTCGTTCGCTTTCGTAG
- a CDS encoding DUF190 domain-containing protein: MTKLVGEHILMRIFIGESDRYEHKPLYEALVEMLRKEGFAGATVLRGICGFGGHSVFHTQKLLDLSADLPIIVEVVDSQEKIDAIMPRIDAMMGGGMITLEKATVIRYFHNQQQ; the protein is encoded by the coding sequence ATGACAAAGCTGGTTGGCGAGCATATTCTAATGCGCATTTTCATCGGGGAGAGCGATCGATATGAGCACAAGCCGCTCTATGAGGCCCTGGTAGAGATGCTGCGCAAGGAAGGGTTTGCCGGGGCCACAGTGCTCAGGGGCATTTGCGGTTTTGGCGGCCACAGTGTCTTTCATACGCAAAAACTGCTGGACCTCTCCGCCGACCTCCCGATAATAGTCGAGGTCGTGGACAGCCAGGAGAAGATTGACGCCATTATGCCGCGCATCGACGCAATGATGGGGGGCGGCATGATCACCCTGGAGAAAGCTACCGTTATTCGTTATTTCCATAACCAGCAACAATAA
- a CDS encoding PAS domain-containing sensor histidine kinase: MDAEKTNIFKILFDTAPLGMVLLNDRCEVVSANMAMGRLVNKDPVALIGSRCGDLLNCRNRNCSPQGCGFSDECASCSIMQAIKGVLAEATAGCRDEAAIQVDGYGQATMVVNYSIQPVFIDGSRHLVLTLDNITERKQMEEILRHSEKRYRRQFMQNQAIMLLIDPLTGAIEDANPAACSFYGYSHGRLLQMNITDINLLPANEVMLLMDEVRQGKTAALYFEHRLAGGDVRNVEVFSSPVTVGGRTVLHSIIIDITEKKRVETALHQQKEFYEKLLENLSAPTFVIDDQHRVIVWNKACELLTGLAAQEVVGTTGQWRGFYDHERPCLADIVLDGKEELLPTLYSQIKTSQLLPGLVQAEGWYKLRNEDCYIFFNAAPIRSANGETIAVVETIEDITERKRFEDELRTLSYAITQSPVTIVITSPQGLIEHVNPKFTEVTGYAESEVVGRTPAVLKSGQTSVETYRNLWETILDGREWRGEFLNKKKNGELYWEEAMISPIKGPNGEITHFIGIKEDITEKKRLEGQLRHAQKMEAVGQLSGGVAHDFNNILTAIVGYASILEIKCDQDDQIKRCITEIIRSSERGAKLTKNLLVFSRKQAGPLTCIDINELVGRMVRIVRGNLGPACRLETKIAKSPLRVMADSIQIEQAIMNVVTNAREALTGGGELTVATEFCHMTLEVINRLGYGQTGDYAVVTVADTGIGMDEETLKRIYEPFFTTKEMGGGSGLGLSITYGIVKRHNGFISCTSDKGQGSRFKIFLPIIAEGAVSGGEPG; the protein is encoded by the coding sequence ATGGATGCAGAAAAGACCAACATTTTCAAGATACTCTTTGATACGGCGCCGCTGGGGATGGTGCTGCTCAACGATCGTTGTGAAGTCGTGTCCGCCAACATGGCAATGGGGCGCCTTGTCAACAAAGACCCGGTCGCGCTGATCGGCAGCCGCTGCGGCGATCTGCTGAATTGCCGCAACCGCAATTGCTCTCCGCAAGGATGCGGCTTTTCTGACGAATGCGCTTCCTGTTCGATCATGCAGGCGATAAAAGGGGTGCTTGCCGAGGCGACGGCTGGCTGCAGAGATGAGGCTGCCATTCAGGTAGATGGCTATGGCCAGGCTACCATGGTGGTGAATTACAGTATTCAGCCGGTTTTTATTGATGGTAGCCGCCATCTGGTGCTTACCCTGGACAATATTACCGAACGCAAGCAGATGGAAGAAATCCTGCGCCACAGCGAGAAACGTTATCGCCGTCAGTTCATGCAGAACCAGGCGATCATGCTCCTGATCGATCCGCTCACCGGTGCCATTGAGGATGCCAATCCAGCGGCATGCTCTTTCTACGGATATTCCCATGGCCGGTTGCTGCAGATGAACATTACCGATATCAACTTGCTCCCGGCAAACGAAGTCATGCTCTTGATGGATGAGGTCAGGCAGGGGAAAACCGCAGCCCTCTATTTCGAGCACCGGCTTGCCGGAGGCGATGTCCGCAATGTCGAAGTGTTCAGCAGCCCGGTCACCGTGGGTGGCAGAACGGTACTTCATTCAATCATTATCGACATTACCGAGAAGAAGAGGGTCGAAACAGCGCTGCACCAGCAGAAGGAGTTTTACGAAAAGCTGCTGGAGAACTTATCGGCGCCGACCTTTGTTATTGATGACCAGCACCGGGTGATTGTCTGGAATAAGGCCTGCGAACTCCTGACCGGCTTGGCCGCGCAAGAGGTTGTCGGGACAACCGGTCAATGGCGAGGATTCTACGACCATGAACGTCCCTGTCTTGCCGATATTGTGCTGGACGGCAAGGAAGAACTCCTGCCGACACTCTACAGCCAGATTAAAACGTCCCAGCTCTTGCCTGGTTTGGTGCAGGCAGAAGGGTGGTACAAACTGCGCAACGAGGATTGCTATATCTTCTTCAATGCCGCGCCGATCCGTTCTGCAAACGGTGAAACCATTGCAGTCGTCGAAACGATCGAAGACATCACCGAACGCAAGCGTTTTGAGGATGAACTGCGCACCCTCTCCTATGCCATCACCCAGAGCCCGGTCACTATTGTGATCACCTCTCCCCAAGGGTTGATCGAACACGTCAATCCGAAATTCACCGAAGTCACCGGCTATGCAGAGTCAGAGGTCGTTGGCCGCACCCCGGCGGTGCTCAAATCGGGACAGACCAGTGTGGAAACATACCGCAACCTTTGGGAAACAATCCTTGACGGTCGCGAGTGGCGCGGAGAGTTCCTCAACAAGAAGAAAAACGGCGAGCTTTACTGGGAAGAGGCGATGATCTCGCCGATCAAGGGGCCGAATGGGGAGATCACCCATTTTATCGGGATTAAAGAAGATATCACGGAAAAGAAACGCCTTGAGGGGCAACTCCGCCATGCCCAGAAAATGGAAGCGGTCGGCCAGCTGTCCGGCGGCGTTGCCCATGATTTCAACAATATCCTGACAGCCATAGTTGGCTATGCCAGCATCCTGGAGATCAAGTGCGATCAGGATGACCAGATCAAACGGTGTATAACCGAGATTATCCGCTCCTCGGAGCGGGGCGCCAAGCTGACCAAGAACCTGCTGGTATTCAGCCGGAAGCAAGCCGGCCCGTTGACGTGCATCGACATTAATGAGCTCGTCGGCAGGATGGTGAGAATTGTCCGCGGCAATTTAGGGCCGGCGTGCCGGCTTGAGACAAAAATTGCCAAGAGTCCTTTGCGCGTCATGGCTGACAGTATCCAGATCGAACAGGCAATCATGAACGTTGTTACCAACGCCAGGGAAGCTCTGACCGGTGGCGGCGAACTTACCGTTGCCACCGAATTTTGTCACATGACCCTGGAGGTGATCAACCGGCTCGGCTACGGCCAGACCGGCGATTATGCAGTGGTGACCGTGGCCGATACCGGCATCGGCATGGACGAAGAGACGTTGAAACGGATCTATGAACCATTCTTTACCACCAAAGAGATGGGTGGCGGCAGCGGGCTGGGGCTTTCCATCACCTACGGCATCGTCAAACGGCATAACGGGTTCATCAGCTGTACCAGTGATAAGGGGCAGGGCAGCCGCTTCAAGATCTTCTTGCCAATTATTGCAGAGGGTGCCGTTTCAGGAGGAGAACCAGGATGA
- a CDS encoding transporter substrate-binding domain-containing protein encodes MLVALFTATAALPATPVPESNQTIIVGGDRDYPPYEYLDQSGHPVGFNVELTRAIAEVMGMKVEFRLGGWSEMRSDLQSGHVDVLEGMSFSEERAREVDFSLPHAIVNHAVFARRDSPSINSLAELAGKSVAVHRGGIMHDMLVREGFTGRLELTPTPADALRLLAAGKTDFAIVAIVPGMYIIRELKLTNLFPAVRNVATHRYGYAVKKGNDELLSRFNEGLAILRKTGQYDLIYNKWLGVLEPEHVDWRAIAKYGAVVFVPLLLLLGGFALWSRTLHRQVALRTADLTREISERKHAEEELRRNQQQLVQADKLAALGVLVSGVAHEINNPTGLILLDVPILKRAHNDTERILEEYYADHGDFTIGGLPYSEMRIEIPRILEEMQDGAKRIKRIVNDLKDFARRDDVAEKEAIDLNSVVGTALRLVEPAVRKATNRLQVNYAEDIPPVRGNSQRIEQVVINLVLNACQALPDNERGISVTTRYNRTTADAILIIRDEGVGIAQENLSRLTDPFFTTKRESGGTGLGLSVSDGIIKEHGGQLYFDSAPGSGTTVTLVLPVINKEET; translated from the coding sequence ATGCTTGTAGCGCTGTTTACCGCAACTGCCGCATTACCGGCCACTCCCGTGCCGGAATCAAACCAGACGATTATCGTCGGTGGCGACCGTGATTACCCTCCCTATGAGTACCTCGATCAGAGCGGCCACCCGGTAGGTTTCAATGTCGAGCTGACCAGGGCTATTGCCGAGGTCATGGGGATGAAGGTCGAGTTCAGGCTCGGTGGCTGGTCGGAGATGCGTTCCGACTTGCAGAGTGGTCACGTCGATGTCCTGGAAGGGATGTCTTTTTCCGAAGAACGGGCCAGGGAAGTCGATTTTTCCCTGCCTCACGCCATAGTCAATCACGCTGTTTTCGCCCGCCGCGATTCGCCGTCGATTAACTCGCTTGCCGAGCTGGCAGGTAAATCCGTCGCTGTCCATCGGGGCGGGATCATGCACGACATGCTGGTGCGGGAAGGTTTTACCGGCAGGCTAGAACTTACGCCGACCCCGGCTGACGCCTTGCGGCTTCTTGCCGCAGGGAAAACCGATTTTGCCATCGTCGCCATCGTGCCGGGCATGTATATCATTCGCGAACTGAAGCTGACTAACCTCTTTCCCGCCGTACGCAACGTGGCGACCCATCGCTACGGTTATGCCGTCAAGAAGGGGAATGACGAACTGCTCTCCCGCTTTAACGAGGGGCTGGCCATTCTCAGGAAGACCGGGCAGTATGACCTGATCTACAACAAATGGCTCGGGGTTCTGGAACCGGAACATGTGGACTGGCGCGCCATCGCCAAATACGGGGCAGTGGTGTTTGTCCCGCTGTTGCTACTGCTGGGAGGCTTTGCCCTCTGGTCGCGCACCCTGCACCGGCAGGTGGCCCTGCGCACTGCCGATCTTACCCGGGAGATCAGCGAACGCAAGCATGCCGAAGAAGAGCTGCGCCGCAACCAGCAGCAACTGGTCCAGGCCGATAAGCTGGCGGCCCTGGGAGTGCTGGTTTCAGGGGTCGCCCATGAGATCAACAACCCGACCGGTCTGATCCTGCTCGATGTGCCGATCCTGAAAAGGGCCCACAACGATACCGAGCGGATCCTCGAAGAGTATTACGCCGATCATGGTGATTTTACCATTGGCGGTCTGCCCTATTCCGAGATGCGTATTGAGATTCCCAGGATTCTCGAGGAGATGCAGGACGGGGCAAAGCGGATCAAGCGCATTGTCAACGACCTGAAGGATTTCGCCCGACGGGACGATGTGGCCGAAAAAGAGGCCATAGACCTCAACTCTGTTGTGGGAACCGCATTGCGGCTTGTGGAGCCGGCGGTCCGTAAAGCAACCAACCGGCTGCAAGTCAATTATGCAGAAGACATTCCGCCGGTGCGGGGGAACAGCCAGCGGATTGAGCAGGTGGTGATCAATCTGGTGCTCAATGCCTGCCAGGCATTGCCGGACAATGAGCGGGGAATTTCCGTCACCACCCGCTACAACCGCACCACTGCCGATGCTATCCTGATAATCCGCGACGAAGGGGTCGGCATTGCCCAGGAAAACCTGTCACGCCTGACCGACCCGTTTTTCACCACCAAGCGGGAGAGCGGCGGCACCGGTCTCGGCCTGTCAGTCTCCGACGGCATCATCAAGGAACACGGCGGCCAGCTCTATTTCGATTCGGCTCCGGGCAGCGGCACTACCGTTACCCTGGTATTGCCAGTTATCAATAAGGAGGAAACGTGA
- a CDS encoding sigma-54-dependent transcriptional regulator has translation MTQQSYPAFGILLVDDEPAWLKSLSLTLRSCAGLSNVATCQDSREVLGLLAQGGIGMVMLDLTMPHLSGEELLKQIGEQFPEITTIVVSGLNQLETAVRCMKLGAFDYFIKTDEEDRIVGGVLRAVRMKEMQQDYQEISSRFASGELRHPEAFTAIVTGDRAMLNVFAYAEAVAKSPQPLLITGESGVGKELVAQAVHRLSGCRGKLVTVNVAGLDDTVFSDTLFGHVRGAFTGAEQLRRGMIEEAADGTLFLDEIGDLSIASQVKLLRLLQEGEFFPVGCDQPKRLKARIIAATHQNLAEKETLGTFRRDLFYRLRTHQLHVPPLRERPGDIPLLLEHFLGEAAQTLGKKKPTPPRELAQLLATYNFPGNVRELKAMIYDAVSIHRDRMLSMDSFAKAVGQPRPGSAEKAAPRQNPFAGFIDLPTFSDAAGLLVAEAMHRANGNQTLAARLLGISQPALNKRLKMMRAEPV, from the coding sequence GTGACCCAGCAATCCTATCCCGCCTTCGGCATTCTCCTGGTGGATGACGAACCGGCCTGGCTGAAATCCCTGTCCCTGACCCTGAGAAGCTGTGCCGGACTGAGCAATGTCGCCACCTGCCAGGACAGCCGGGAGGTGCTCGGCCTCCTGGCCCAAGGGGGGATCGGCATGGTCATGCTCGACCTCACCATGCCGCACCTGTCTGGCGAGGAGCTGTTGAAGCAGATCGGCGAGCAGTTTCCCGAGATCACCACGATTGTCGTCAGCGGCCTCAATCAGCTGGAGACGGCAGTTCGCTGCATGAAACTCGGGGCGTTTGACTATTTTATCAAGACCGATGAAGAGGACCGGATCGTCGGCGGGGTGCTGCGGGCCGTCCGGATGAAGGAGATGCAGCAGGATTACCAGGAGATCTCCAGCCGCTTCGCCTCGGGCGAACTGCGCCACCCTGAAGCCTTCACCGCCATTGTCACCGGCGACCGGGCGATGCTCAACGTCTTTGCCTATGCCGAGGCAGTGGCCAAAAGCCCGCAGCCATTGCTGATCACCGGGGAAAGCGGCGTCGGCAAAGAGCTTGTTGCCCAGGCCGTTCACCGGTTGAGCGGCTGCCGGGGCAAACTGGTGACAGTCAATGTTGCCGGCCTTGACGACACGGTTTTCAGCGATACCCTGTTCGGCCATGTCCGGGGGGCTTTCACCGGTGCCGAGCAGCTCCGGCGAGGCATGATCGAGGAAGCGGCCGACGGCACCCTGTTTCTTGATGAAATCGGCGACCTCAGCATCGCCTCCCAGGTCAAGCTGCTGCGGCTGCTGCAGGAAGGGGAATTTTTCCCGGTTGGCTGTGACCAGCCGAAGCGCCTCAAGGCACGCATCATCGCCGCTACTCACCAGAACCTTGCCGAAAAGGAAACGCTGGGAACGTTCCGGCGCGATCTCTTCTACCGGCTCCGCACCCACCAGCTTCATGTGCCGCCATTGCGGGAACGGCCGGGAGACATCCCGCTGCTCCTGGAGCATTTTCTCGGTGAAGCGGCCCAAACTCTCGGAAAAAAGAAACCGACCCCGCCACGGGAATTGGCCCAACTGCTGGCAACATATAACTTTCCCGGCAATGTCCGCGAACTGAAGGCGATGATCTATGATGCGGTCAGCATCCATCGTGACCGGATGCTCTCCATGGACTCATTCGCCAAGGCAGTGGGGCAACCCCGGCCAGGCAGCGCAGAAAAGGCCGCGCCACGGCAAAACCCTTTTGCCGGGTTTATCGATCTTCCCACTTTCAGCGACGCGGCAGGACTGCTCGTTGCCGAGGCGATGCACCGGGCCAACGGCAACCAAACCCTGGCAGCCCGCCTGCTCGGCATCTCCCAACCCGCCCTGAACAAGCGCCTCAAGATGATGCGCGCTGAACCGGTATAA
- a CDS encoding anaerobic C4-dicarboxylate transporter has product MAMFWIQFILVLGAVLIGIRRGGVALGLIGGLGVSLLVIGFRSSPSEPPIAVMLIILAVVTASATLQVAGGLDYLVQLTERMLRAHPKYVTILAPLSTFFLTVCVGTGHAVYALLPVIADVAIKTGTRPERPMAISSVASQMGITASPVAAAVTFFLGFSAKAGHPVTLIDIISVTMPAGIIGVLMAAAWSFNRGKDLDKDTEFQVRLQDPDFRKSLDADVTTLDKKISTTAKLSVVLFFAGVATIILFAVCPELLPLNGEKKPVPMTTVVQFIMLAYGAFIMFAADVKAKDIAHSSVFIAGMIAVVSIFGIAWMSDTFISANKKFLVDNIGIMVKMAPWTFAIATFCISAFVKSQAATLAITLPLGLALGLPIPLLLGLMPASYAYFFFAFYPSDLAAMNFDRTGTTRIGKYLLNHSFMIPGLIGVGVSTVVAYLISSAIL; this is encoded by the coding sequence ATGGCAATGTTCTGGATTCAATTCATTCTCGTGCTCGGCGCGGTGCTGATCGGTATCCGCCGGGGTGGCGTCGCCCTCGGCCTTATCGGCGGCCTTGGCGTCTCGCTGCTGGTAATTGGTTTCCGCAGTTCTCCTTCGGAACCACCAATCGCCGTAATGCTCATCATCCTGGCAGTGGTAACTGCTTCGGCAACCCTACAGGTTGCAGGCGGCCTCGACTACCTGGTACAGCTTACCGAGCGGATGCTGCGTGCCCACCCTAAGTATGTGACCATCCTGGCGCCGCTTTCCACCTTCTTCCTGACAGTCTGCGTCGGCACCGGCCACGCGGTTTACGCGCTGCTGCCGGTTATCGCTGACGTGGCGATCAAGACCGGCACCCGGCCTGAGCGCCCCATGGCGATCTCCAGTGTTGCCTCACAGATGGGGATCACTGCCAGCCCGGTAGCTGCTGCCGTAACCTTCTTTCTCGGCTTTTCCGCAAAGGCCGGTCACCCGGTGACCCTGATCGACATCATTTCCGTTACCATGCCGGCTGGGATCATCGGCGTTTTGATGGCTGCCGCCTGGAGCTTCAACCGGGGCAAGGACCTGGACAAGGATACTGAATTCCAGGTAAGGCTCCAAGATCCCGACTTCCGCAAATCTCTCGATGCCGACGTCACCACCCTGGACAAGAAGATCAGCACCACTGCCAAGCTTTCGGTTGTCCTGTTCTTTGCCGGCGTTGCCACCATCATCCTGTTTGCAGTCTGCCCGGAACTGCTGCCGCTTAACGGCGAAAAGAAACCGGTGCCCATGACCACGGTGGTACAGTTCATCATGCTTGCCTACGGCGCCTTCATCATGTTTGCCGCTGATGTAAAAGCCAAAGATATCGCCCATTCAAGTGTCTTCATCGCCGGGATGATTGCTGTTGTCTCCATCTTCGGCATTGCCTGGATGAGTGATACCTTCATCTCTGCTAACAAGAAGTTTCTGGTCGACAACATCGGTATTATGGTCAAGATGGCTCCCTGGACCTTTGCCATTGCCACCTTCTGCATCTCCGCCTTTGTCAAGAGCCAAGCCGCGACCCTGGCCATCACCCTGCCGCTCGGCCTGGCCCTGGGGCTGCCGATCCCGCTGTTACTCGGGCTGATGCCTGCCAGTTACGCCTACTTCTTCTTTGCCTTCTACCCGAGCGACCTGGCCGCCATGAACTTCGACCGTACCGGCACCACCCGCATCGGCAAATATCTCCTCAACCACAGCTTCATGATCCCGGGACTTATCGGGGTTGGCGTATCAACCGTGGTGGCATACCTGATATCGAGCGCAATCTTGTAG
- a CDS encoding HD-GYP domain-containing protein — translation MPSVETFKPLPIECILPEMFPAIALYTKGTGSNYVLYKPYDRPFTLADKDRLERTNKQNIYIRSDDSPDLTAYIEENLSGFLVDDSISQRSKNMVLYQTSMEFVAEIMEAPHMLAANFTRCKGLIRNLMKHVSTSASLLSVLQEVAAGHLYILSHSVKVAALTMLMHEKAFNICQDEMLDVGIGGILHDIGMTLISPDILEKPEALSNIEYETVKTHSQKGYELLNKAGVFSDITLTIVRHHHEKWDGTGYPAKLKGNNISRSAQVAAVCDIYCALVSDRAYRKASSHAEAIRIMTSEAGGTFNKELFEQFRKIVDSQAPVG, via the coding sequence ATGCCCTCAGTAGAGACGTTTAAACCGCTTCCCATCGAATGTATCCTCCCCGAAATGTTTCCAGCAATCGCTCTTTACACAAAAGGGACCGGCTCCAATTATGTCCTTTACAAGCCGTATGATCGGCCATTTACCCTTGCCGACAAAGATCGTCTGGAGCGGACCAACAAGCAAAACATCTATATCCGCTCTGATGACTCCCCTGATCTGACCGCCTACATTGAGGAAAACCTCTCCGGTTTCCTGGTGGATGATTCCATCTCCCAGCGCTCGAAAAACATGGTTCTTTACCAGACCTCCATGGAGTTTGTTGCCGAGATCATGGAAGCGCCCCATATGCTGGCCGCCAACTTTACCCGGTGCAAAGGGCTGATTAGAAACCTCATGAAGCACGTCTCAACCTCTGCCTCACTCCTGTCCGTATTGCAGGAGGTGGCTGCAGGGCATCTTTATATCTTGTCGCATTCGGTCAAGGTCGCGGCGCTCACCATGCTCATGCACGAGAAGGCGTTCAATATCTGTCAGGACGAAATGCTGGATGTAGGGATTGGCGGGATACTGCACGATATCGGGATGACTTTGATCTCTCCGGATATTCTGGAGAAACCCGAGGCGCTGTCTAACATCGAGTATGAAACGGTAAAGACCCATTCCCAAAAAGGGTACGAATTGCTGAATAAGGCCGGCGTGTTCAGCGACATTACCCTGACCATCGTCAGGCACCATCACGAAAAATGGGATGGCACCGGCTATCCGGCAAAGCTCAAGGGGAATAACATTTCCCGCTCTGCCCAGGTAGCCGCGGTCTGCGACATCTATTGCGCTCTGGTTTCCGACCGGGCATACCGCAAGGCCTCATCGCACGCTGAAGCAATAAGAATCATGACCAGCGAAGCAGGGGGGACCTTCAACAAGGAGCTGTTCGAGCAGTTCAGAAAAATCGTCGATAGCCAGGCGCCTGTGGGTTGA